From the genome of Streptacidiphilus sp. PB12-B1b:
GGTCCTTGTACTTCTGCAGGATCCCCTTGATGCGGACGGCCGTGTCGTAGTGGTCCTGCGCGATGTAGCGCGGGTCCAGGATGCGGGACGAGGAGTCCAGCGGGTCGACGGCCGGGTAGATGCCCTTCTCGGAGATCGGACGGGAGAGAACCGTCGTCGCGTCGAGGTGGGCGAAGGTGGTGGCCGGGGCCGGGTCGGTCAGGTCGTCCGCGGGGACGTAGATCGCCTGCATGGAGGTGATCGAGTGACCGCGGGTCGAGGTGATGCGCTCCTGCAGGAGGCCCATCTCGTCCGCCAGGTTCGGCTGGTAACCCACGGCCGAGGGCATGCGGCCCAGCAGGGTCGACACCTCGGAACCGGCCTGGGTGAACCGGAAGATGTTGTCGATGAACAGCAGGACGTCCTGGCCCTGCACGTCGCGGAAGTACTCGGCCATGGTCAGGGCCGACAGGGCGACGCGCAGACGGGTGCCCGGGGGCTCGTCCATCTGGCCGAAGACCAGCGCGGTCTTGTCCAGAACGCCGGAGTCCTTCATCTCCTCGATGAGGTCGTTGCCCTCACGGGTGCGCTCACCGACACCGGCGAAGACCGACACACCACCGAAGTTCTCGGCGACGCGGTAGATCATCTCCTGGATGAGGACGGTCTTGCCGACACCGGCACCGCCGAACAGGCCGATCTTGCCACCCTGGACGTACGGGGTGAGCAGGTCGATGACCTTGATGCCGGTCTCGAACATCGCGGTCTTCGACTCGAGCTGGTCGAAGCGGGGGGCGGTGCGGTGGATCGGCCAGCGGGTCTCGACCTGGGCGTCGAACTCGGCCCGGTCCACGTTCAGGACCTCGCCGAGGGCGTTGAACACCTTGCCCTTGGTGATGTCGCCGACCGGCACCGAGATCGCGCTGCCGGTGTCGGTGACACCGGCGCCGCGGACCAGGCCGTCGGTGGGCTGCATCGAGATGGCACGGACCAGGCCGTCGCCGAGGTGCTGCGCGACCTCGAGGGTCAGCACCTTGCGGCCGGTGCCGTCGGGCGCGTCGACGTCGACGTGCAGGGCGTGGAACATCGGCGGCATGGCGTCGACGGGGAACTCCACGTCGACGACCGGACCGATGACCCGCGCGACACGGCCGGTGGCCGTCGCGGTCTCAACAGTGGCAGTCATTGTCAGTCACTCCCCGCGTTCGCGTCGGCCAGGGCGCTGGCGCCACCGACGATCTCGCTGATTTCCTGGGTGATCTCGGCCTGTCGGGCCGAGTTGGCAAGCCGCGAGAGCGACTTGATGAGGTCTCCCGCATTGTCGGTCGCGCTCTTCATCGCACGCCGGCGGGCGGCGTGCTCCGAGGCGGCCGACTGCAGCAGCGCGTTGTAGATCCTGCTCTCGACGTACCGCGGCAGCAGGGCGTCCAGGACGCCCTCGGCCGACGGTTCGAAGTCGTACAGCGGGAAGGGGCCCTGCTCCTGCGCCGCGGCCTGCGTCTCCTCCAGCCGGAGCGGGAGCAGCCGCACGTCCACCGCGTTCTGCGTGAGCATGGACACGAACTCGGTCGACACGATGTGCAGTTCGTCGACGCCGCCCTCGGCCGTGTCGGTCACGAACGCGTCGATCAGGTCGGCCGAGACATCCTTGGCGTCCTGGTACGTCGGCTTGTCCGAGAACCCGGTCCACGCCTTCGCCACCTCGCGGTTGCGGAAGGCGAAGTAGCCCACGCCCTTGCGGCCCACGACGTACTGCTGCACCTGCTTGCCCTCGGCCGTGAGCCGGTCGACCAGCAGTTGCGACGCCTTGAGCGCGTTGGCCGAGTAGCCGCCGGCCAGACCGCGGTCGGCCGTGACCACCAGCACCGCCACCCGCACCGGGGACTCCGGCTCGGAGGTGAGCGGGTGCTTGGCGTTGGACCTCGTCGCCACCGCGGTGACCGCGCGGGTCAGCTCGTCCGCGTACGGGGAGGAGGCTGCCACCGCGCGCTGCGCCTTCATGATGCGCGACGCGGAGATCATCTCCATCGCCTTGGTGATCTTCTTCGTCGCGGTGACAGAGCGGATCCGGCGCTTGTAGACCCGAAGCTGTGCTCCCATGGGTCGTTACCGTCCTTTCCGTCTCTCGTCAGGCCGAGTCGCCGAGCAGCGCGCCCTCAGAGGTGGTGAACTCCTTCTTGAACGAAGCGATGGCCTCGGTCAGGGAGGCGATCGTGCCGTCCTCGAGCTTGCTGGTCTCGACGATGGTGGTCAGCACACCCTTGTGCTCGCGGCGCAGGTAGTCGAGGAACTCGCGCTCGAACTTGCGGATGTCCGCGACCGGGACGTTGTCCAGCTTGCCGGTGGTGCCGGCCCAGACCGAGACGACCTGCTCCTCGACCGGGAACGGCTGGTACTGGCCCTGCTTGAGCAGCTCGACCAGGCGGGCGCCGCGCTCCAGCTGCGCCTTGGAGGCCGCGTCCAGGTCGGAGCCGAAGGCGGCGAACGCCTCCAGCTCGCGGTACTGGGCGAGGTCCAGACGCAGGCGGCCGGCCACCGACTTCATGGCCTTGATCTGCGCGGAGCCACCGACGCGGGAGACCGAGATACCGACGTTCACGGCCGGGCGGATGCCGGCGTTGAACAGGTCGGACTCCAGGAAGCACTGGCCGTCGGTGATGGAGATGACGTTGGTCGGGATGTACGCCGAGACGTCGTTGGCCTTGGTCTCGATGATCGGCAGACCGGTCATCGAGCCCGCGCCCAGCTCGTCCGACAGCTTGGCGCAACGCTCCAGCAGGCGGGAGTGCAGGTAGAAGACGTCGCCCGGGTAGGCCTCGCGGCCCGGCGGACGGCGCAGCAGCAGCGACACGGCGCGGTACGCCTCGGCCTGCTTGCTCAGGTCGTCGAAGATGATGAGGACGTGCTTGCCGTCGTACATCCACTCCTGGCCGATGGCCGAACCGGTGTACGGGGCGAGGTACTTGAAGCCGGCCGGGTCGGACGCCGGGGCGGCCACGATGGTGGTGTACTCCAGCGCGCCCGCCTCCTCCAGCGCACCGCGCACGGAGGCGATGGTCGAGCCCTTCTGGCCGATGGCGACGTAGATGCAGCGGACCTGCTTCTTCGGGTCGCCCGAGCGCCAGTTGTCGCGCTGGTTGATGATCGTGTCGATCGCCACCGCGGTCTTGCCGGTCTGGCGGTCGCCGATGATCAGCTGGCGCTGGCCGCGGCCGATCGGGGTCATCGCGTCGATGGCCTTGATGCCGGTCTGCATCGGCTCGTGCACCGACTTGCGGACCATGACGCCGGGAGCCTGCAGCTCCAGGGCGCGGCGGCCGTGGGACTCGATCTCGCCGAGGCCGTCGATCGGCTGGCCGAGCGGGTCCACGACGCGGCCGAGGTAGCCCTCGCCCACGGGGACCGACAGGACCTCGCCGGTGCGGCGGACCGTCTGGCCCTCCTCGATTGCGCTGTACTCGCCGAGGACGACGACACCGATCTCGCGGGTGTCGAGGTTCAGCGCGAGCCCGAGGGTTCCGTCCTCGAACTTGAGCAGCTCGTTCGCCATGACCGAGGGCAGACCCTCGACCCGGGCGATGCCGTCAGCCGTGTAGGTGACAGTGCCGACCTCTTCACGCGAGGCGGCGTCCGGCTGGTACGACTGGACGAAGGTGTCCAGCGCGTCCCGGATCTCCTCCGGCCGGATCGTGAGCTCCGCCATCTGGGTTCCCTGCTCTCCTAGTTGCGATCCTCGGCCCGCCCGTGGAGGGCCGCAAGTATTCGACTCTCGGCCAGCGGTATGGACTGACCGTATTTACCGACCGAGGGTCGGATGCTGCATGGGGCTTAGCCCGCTGTACTGCTGTACCGCTTTACTGCTGCCTAGCTCACGAGGCCCTGACGGGCGCCGTCCATGCGGTTGGCGATCGTCCCCTCGATGATCTCGTCGCCGATCTGGACCCGGACGCCGCCGAGGACCGCGGGGTCCACGTCGATGTTCAGGTGGACCGGACGCCCGGCCAGCCGCGCCAGGGCCGCGGCGAGGCGGTCCTTCTGCGCGTCCGACAGCGGAACCGCGACGGTCACCAGGGCGACCACGCGACCGCGGCGAGCGGCGGCGAGCCGGGAGAAGTCCTCCAGGCCGCCTTCCAGGCTACGTCCCCGGGGCTGGGTCACCAGCGAGGCGACCAGCTGGGTGGTGGCCGGCTTGGCCTTGCCGCCGAGCAGCCGCTGCACCAGCTCGGCCTTGGCGGCGTTGCCCGCGGCGGTGTCGGTCAGCGCCGAGCGGAGCTCGTTGCTGCCGGCGACGACCCGCCCGAACCGGAACAGCTCGTCCTCGACCTCGTCCAGCGCACCGGCCCGGTCCGCGCCGATGATCTCGGCGTAGGCGGCCAGCTGCTCGATCCCGTCGACCAGGTCGCGCGGGGCGGACCAGCGGGAGCGGACCATGCCGGACAGCAGGTCCTGGGCGTCCGCCCCGATCTTGCCGCCGAACAGCGAACCGATCAGGTCGGCCTTGCGCTGGCCCTCGGTCGCCGGGTCGGTGAGGATCCGGCGAAGCGTGACCTCATGGTCCAGCACGCCGGTGACGGCGAGCAGGTCCGCCGCGAGGGCGGTGACGTCGACCGACGCGTTGTCGGTCAGCGCCTCCAGGCGCTCACGGGCTGCGGCGTTCGACTGACGCGTGGCGCTGCTCACTTGGCGGCGCCCTGCGACTCGGCTGCCTTCGCCTCGAGCTCGTCGAGGAAGCGGTCGATGATCCGGCTCTGGCGCGCGGAGTCCTCGAGGGACTCGCCGACGACCCGGCCGGCCAGGTCGGTGGCGATGCGGCCGACGTCCTGCCGGAGCGCGGTCGTCACCTGCCGACGGTCCGCCTCGATCTGCGCGTGGCCCGCGACGATGATGGACTCGCGCTGGCGCTGCCCCTCCTCGCGCATCTCGGCGATGATCGCCGAACCCTGCTCGCGGGCGTGCTCGGTGATCCGGGCCGCCTCGTGGCGGGCCTCGGCGAGCTGGGCCTTGTACTCCTCAAGCGTGCGGTTGGCCTCGGCCTGAGCCGTTGCCGCCCGTTCCAGGCCACCCTCGATCGCGTCGTGCCGCTCCTCCAGGGTCTTCTGGATGTTGGGCAGGAGCTTCTTTCCGAGGACGCCAAAGACGATCAAGAAGCAGAGCAGGCCGATGATCAGTTCCGACGTGTCGGGAATGAGCGGGTTCTGGCTCGCCCCCTCCGCCAGGATGTTCATCATGTCTGAACCTTTCGTCGAGTGTGGCTACTGGCTGGTCTGGTTACTTCGCCGGGAAGATGAACGGCGCGACCAGGCCGAGGAGGGCCAGAACCTCACAGAGCGCGAAGCCCAGGAACATGTTGGTGCGGATCACCGGCATGGCCTCGGGCTGACGGGCCATGGCCTCGATGGAGTGGCCGAAGACCACGCCGATGCCGACGCCGGGGCCGATCGCGGCAAGACCGTAGGCGATGGCGCCGAGGTTGCCCTGGATGCTGATGTTGCTGGTGGAGGCAGCGAGAAGCTCGGCAGACATTTTTCCTGTCTTCCTATGTGATGCGGTCCGTTGGGGGGCTTCCCAAGCGGAAATCTGGTGGGGACGGGCGGGGTCAGTGACCCTCTTCGAGTGCTCCGCTGATGTAGATCGAGGCGAGCAGCGTGAAGATGTACGCCTGCAGGAACTGGATCAGCACCTCGAAGGCGGTCATGCCGACGGCCATCACGAAGGAGCCGGCGGCGAAGGCCGACATGATCGAGGGGGTCAGCAGGTACCAGCTGGCGACGCTGAACATGACGATCAGCATGTGTCCGGCGAACATGTTGGCCCAGAGCCGCACCGAGAGGGTGAACGGACGCAGGATCACGTTCTGCAGGAACTCGAGGAAGACGATCAGCGGAACCATGTAGCTGGGCAGGCCGTCGAGCCAGACCAGGTTCTTGACGCCGCCCTTGAAGCCGTGGGTCTTGAACGTCAGGTACATGTACGTCAGCCAGACCAGCAGCGCGAGGGCGACCGGGTACGCGTACCGCGAGGCCACCGGGAACTGCGCCAGCGGGATGATGGACATGATGTTCATGAGCCACACGAAGAAGAAGATCGAGGTCAGGAAGGGGACGAACTTGTCGCCCTTCTTGCCGATCACGTCGCGGGCGATGCCCCGAGCGATGAAGTTGTACCCGATCTCACCGACCAGCTGGATCTTCCCGGGGACGAGCTTCGGCTTGCTGAAGGCGACCCAGAAGAAGCCGACGACGACCACCAGGCAGATGATCGCAAGCAGCATCGGCTTGGTGAAGTCGAAGCTCCCGACCGAGAAGATCGGCTTGAAGTTGAATGAGTTGAGGCCCGGCGCGGGGAAGCCACAGTTCGCATTGATGTGGCACCCGCTCTCAGCGAGCAACTTGTGGGCACTCACCCGTGACTCCTTCGTCGTGACGCATAGGAACAGCAACCTTGGGTGTCGGCGCGGCTGGTGGGGCCGCTGGTCGGCACTGGGGACGTTGGGGTGGCGGCGCCGCCGCAGTCGACCCGTCCGTGAGCACTGCGCTCCGCGGCCGAGGACCGGGCACCCCCGTGATCTGTGCTGTGGCTCCAGCGCTCGATCCGGGCACGTCGCCGACCGAGGGGGCTGTGCCCGTCTCGGCCGGATGTGATTCCGGACGATAGCAGATCGGGATGAAGCGTCTTTAGTCCGCCCTTACGTCCCATCACGGGACCCCGTCTTCCCCGGAGGCGTCTCCTTGCGTTCCTTCGCAGGGACGGAGGGCTGCGGGTCGACGTAGAGCATCTTGGTGCGCATGGTGTAGACCACCTGCCCACCCACCCAGGCCAGGGCAGTGGCCAGCAGCGAGAGCGCGAAGGCCCTGCCGTTGAACAGCGTGGTGTTGCGGAAGACGATGATGAAGACGCCCACCAGGAGGATCTGCACCGTGTAGACCAGCAGCCCGGCGGTCATCACCAGTTGCGGCCGGTCCCGGGTCAGGCGCATCAGCACCGCGAACCCGAGGCCGAAGAAGACGGCGACCACGGCCACCGCCACCAGACCGCCGATCAGGCCCTTCTCGCCGGCGACGAGCGCACTGACGATAACGGCGACGACTCCCACAGGGACGGCCGCGGCAGCGGCTCCCCGGAGAATCCGGGCGTCGTTGGACAGCATCGTCGTCAACTCCGGCGCGATGGGTGGAAAGAAGGATGATCCGGTGAAGGCGGAGACTGAGCACGGCGTCACAGGCCCGCGAGGCGGACCGCGACCGAACGACCTTCTCCCATAAGGTCCTTCGGCTCTTCTCCTGATGTCGTGAACGGTATCACAAGCTATTTGGTCAGGTCTTTACTCTTCGGGTGTGCTTCTTGCCACACGAGCCCCACCCGCAGGGATTAACGCACGTTTCGCCCGGATACGCCCGAATGACGGCCGGTGGCGTGTGCCCCGGTCCCGATCCTCCGCAGCATCTCCTCGTCCTCACGGGAGAGCGTGGCCGCGTCCAGCTCGGCCGGGTCGAGCGGCTCGTTCAGCGCTTCCGGGTCGGCCGCCGCCGTACGGCGGTAGCGCGGCGGCAGGAAGCGCTCCGCTATCCGGGGGGCGTGCGGCTTGAACCGGGGCATCAGCAGGAAGAGGATGCCGAGCACGCACAGCGCCATGCCGACCCGGACCGCGTACAGCTCGGTCCGGCTGACCGAGAAGGCGACCGTGGCGAACGCGATCAGCGCACCCCAGAAGTACATGATCATGACGGCCCGGCTGTGCGAGTGCCCGATCTGCAGCAGCCGGTGGTGCAGGTGCTGGCGGTCGGCCGCGAACGGGGACTTCCCCTGCCAGGTCCGGCGGACCACCGCGATCAGCAGGTCCGCCAGCGGGATGGCGATGGCGGTCAGCGGCAGCAGCAGCGGGATGTAGACCGGCACCATCGCGTGGGTGGCCACCGTCTGCGAGTTGTTGTAGTTGGCCGCCAGCGCGCCCGGGTCCACCCCGCCGGTGAGCGAGATCATCGACACCGACAGCACCAGGCCGATCAGCATCGAGCCGGAGTCGCCCATGAAGATCCGGGCCGGGTGCAGGTTGTGCGGCAGGAAGCCCACGCACATGCCCACCAGGATCACGCTGAACAGCGTCGCCGGGGTGGCGTCGGTCAGGCCGTAGCCGTAGGAGAGGCGGTAGGCGTAGACGAAGAACGCCATCGCCGCGATGCAGACCATCCCGGCCGCCAGGCCGTCCAGGCCGTCGATGAAGTTGACCGCGTTGACGCTGAGCACCACCAGCAGCACCGCCAGCAGCGTGCCCCACCACTGCGGCATCAGCACCGGGCCGAAACCGGGCACCGGCAGCCAGAACACGGTCACGCCCTGGTAGACCATGACGCCCGCGGCGACCATCTGCCCGCCCAGCTTCACCAGCGCGTCCACGCCCCACTTGTCGTCCAGGACGCCGATCACCCACATGATCCCGGCGCCCGCCAGCAGCGCCGTCACGTCGGTGTTGTTGTGGAAGACGCTGCTGAGGGTGGTCAGCCTGGAGGCCACCAGCAGGCCGGCGCACAGCCCGCCGAACATGGCGATGCCGCCCAGCCGCGGCGTGGGCTCGCGGTGGACGTCCCGCGCGCGGATCTCCGGCATCGCCCCGGCGAGGATGGCGAACTTCCTGGCGGGCCCGGTCAGCAGATAGGTGACCGCAGCCGTGACGCACAGCGTCAACAGGAACTCACGCACCAGCGCCCTCCTCAACCGCGGTCGGCACCCCCGTGACTCCGGCAGAGCATAGCGTCAGTGACTGGGGGTCGGGATGTGCCTGAAGGTGCCTCACGACGGACCACCTTAGTTACAGGGACGCGGATAACCACCATTGCGGTTTTGTCGACAGCGATGCTTTCTCGGCAGCGCCGCGCCCACCGCCCCGGGGCTCCTTCCCCGTTCAGGCCGGAAAGCGTTCGAGCAGCGTCCGCACCTCGGCCGCCACCGCTCCCCCGCCGCCCTGCCCGTCCCGGCCCGGCCCGCCCGTGCCGCCGGCCCGCAGCGCACGGCCCACCAGCTCCGCGAGCTGCTCCATCTGCGCAGGTCCCATGCCCTGGGTGGTGACGCAGGCGGTGCCCAGCCGGACCCCGGAGGCGGCCGCCGGGGGACGTCCTCGAAGGGCACCGCGCAGCGGCCGACCAGCAGCCCGGCCGCCTCGCAGCGCTGTTCGACCTGCCTGCCGGTCAGCCCCAGGCCCCGGGCGTCGGCGGTGACCAGGTGGGTGTCGGTGCCTCCGGTCAGTGGCCGCAGCCCCAGCCGGGCCAGCGCCCCGGCCAGAACCTGGGCGTTGGCCACGCAGTGCTGTGCGTATGCCGTGAATTCCGGTCCGGCCGCCGCCCCCAGCGCCAGCGCCTTGGCCGCCACCACGTTCATCGCCGGGCCGCCCTGGGTGAACGGGAACACCGCCCGGTCCAGCCGCTCGGCCAGGCCCGCCCGGCACAGCAGCAGGCCGCCGCGCGGGCCGCCGAGCACCTTGTGCGTCGCCCCGACCACCACGTCCGCGTACGGCACCGGCGAGGGCAGCACCCCGGCCGCGACCAGGCCCAGGGTCTGCGAGACGTCCGCCACCAGGTAGGCCCCGACCTCGTCGGCGATCTCCCGGAAGGCAGGCCAGTCGATGCCCCGCGGGTAGGAGATGGCCCCGGCCAGGATCGCCTTGGGCCGGGCCGCGCGGGCCAGGTCGCGCACCTGGTCCAGGTCGATCAGGCCGTCCTCGCGGCGGACCCCGTAGTTGCCGAAGTCGAACCAGCGCCCGGAGAAGTTGGCCCGGGAGCCGTGGGTCAGGTGCCCGCCGTGCGCCAGCGACATGGCCAGCACCGCGTCCCCGGGGCGCAGCAGCGCGGCGTAGGCGGCGAGCACGGCGGCCGTGCCGCTGTGCGGCTGCACATTGGCGTGCTCGGCGCCGAACAGCGACCTGGCCCGCTCCACGGCCAGCTGCTCGACCGCGTCGGCCTGCTCGCAGCCGGTGTGGTGGCGGCGGCCGGGGTAGCCCTCGGCGTACTTGTCGGCCAGGGAGCCGCCGAGGACGGAGCGGACGTCGGGCGAGGAGAGGTTCTCCCCGGCGAGGAGGTGGATCTGGGTGCGGCGCCGTTCGTCCTCGGCGTCGAGCAGCGCGGCGAGCGCGGGGTCGCGCTCGGCGAGCGAGGAAGCCGGGCGGTCCGTAGACCTGGTGACCACTGCCATCGCCTCATTCCCTGCGGGGGCCCGGGCGGGGCGCGACGCAACGTCCGGATGAGGCAACTCTAGGTCGGGAGAAACGGTCCTGCGCGGTCTAGACGCTCACCCGGGCGACACCGGTCAGTGCGGTGACGATGGGGTCGAGCGCGTCGAAGATCTCCTCGCCGCAGTTGCGGAACATGCCCAGTGGCGCGCCGTAGGGATCGTCCACCTCGTCCGCCTCCGGGGTGGCGGCCAGCAGCCAGCCGCGCAGTGCGGCGGCGGCGCGGACCAGGGCCCGGGCGCGCTCGGCGACGTCGCCCGGGCGGTCGGAGGCGTCCGGCAGGGTGGCCGGGTCTATGGCCCGCACCAGCCGGGTGAACTCCTTGAGGGTGAAGGTGCGCAGCCCGGCGGCGTGGCCCATGGAGATCACCTGGGCGCGGTGGTCCAGGGTGGCGGTCAGCACCAGGTCGGCGCCGATGACGTGCTCGTCCAGCAGCTCCCGGCCGATGAAGCCGCGCGGGTCGGCGCCGTACTCGCCGAGGATCTCGGCGGCGTTGGACTCCATCGGCGCGCCCTCGTGGCCCCAGGTCCCGGCGCTCTCCACCAGGATGTCGCCGGCGCTGGTGCCGAGCCGGTGGTCCAGCTCGTGCCGGGTGAGCCGCTCGGCGATCGGCGACCGGCAGACGTTGCCGGTGCACACGTAGAGGATGGTGAAGGCGCCGTGCCTCGGCTCCCCGCCGCCGTAGTACGGCCGCGGCGCGGGGCGGGCATGGCGTCCGACCGACAGCGAACCGCCCAGGGGAACGACAGAACCCGCCCCGGGCCCCCGTTGGGGCCCGATGGCGTGCGCGCCGCTGCGGCCGGTCCGACTGGGGTCGGTCACCTGCCGGCCTCCACCAGGTCGGGTACCA
Proteins encoded in this window:
- the atpD gene encoding F0F1 ATP synthase subunit beta; protein product: MTATVETATATGRVARVIGPVVDVEFPVDAMPPMFHALHVDVDAPDGTGRKVLTLEVAQHLGDGLVRAISMQPTDGLVRGAGVTDTGSAISVPVGDITKGKVFNALGEVLNVDRAEFDAQVETRWPIHRTAPRFDQLESKTAMFETGIKVIDLLTPYVQGGKIGLFGGAGVGKTVLIQEMIYRVAENFGGVSVFAGVGERTREGNDLIEEMKDSGVLDKTALVFGQMDEPPGTRLRVALSALTMAEYFRDVQGQDVLLFIDNIFRFTQAGSEVSTLLGRMPSAVGYQPNLADEMGLLQERITSTRGHSITSMQAIYVPADDLTDPAPATTFAHLDATTVLSRPISEKGIYPAVDPLDSSSRILDPRYIAQDHYDTAVRIKGILQKYKDLQDIIAILGIDELSEEDKTTVYRARRIERFLSQNTYVAKQFTGVEGSTVPLDETIHAFNAIADGKYDAVPEQAFFMCGGIDDLERNAAELAKK
- a CDS encoding F0F1 ATP synthase subunit gamma translates to MGAQLRVYKRRIRSVTATKKITKAMEMISASRIMKAQRAVAASSPYADELTRAVTAVATRSNAKHPLTSEPESPVRVAVLVVTADRGLAGGYSANALKASQLLVDRLTAEGKQVQQYVVGRKGVGYFAFRNREVAKAWTGFSDKPTYQDAKDVSADLIDAFVTDTAEGGVDELHIVSTEFVSMLTQNAVDVRLLPLRLEETQAAAQEQGPFPLYDFEPSAEGVLDALLPRYVESRIYNALLQSAASEHAARRRAMKSATDNAGDLIKSLSRLANSARQAEITQEISEIVGGASALADANAGSD
- the atpA gene encoding F0F1 ATP synthase subunit alpha, translating into MAELTIRPEEIRDALDTFVQSYQPDAASREEVGTVTYTADGIARVEGLPSVMANELLKFEDGTLGLALNLDTREIGVVVLGEYSAIEEGQTVRRTGEVLSVPVGEGYLGRVVDPLGQPIDGLGEIESHGRRALELQAPGVMVRKSVHEPMQTGIKAIDAMTPIGRGQRQLIIGDRQTGKTAVAIDTIINQRDNWRSGDPKKQVRCIYVAIGQKGSTIASVRGALEEAGALEYTTIVAAPASDPAGFKYLAPYTGSAIGQEWMYDGKHVLIIFDDLSKQAEAYRAVSLLLRRPPGREAYPGDVFYLHSRLLERCAKLSDELGAGSMTGLPIIETKANDVSAYIPTNVISITDGQCFLESDLFNAGIRPAVNVGISVSRVGGSAQIKAMKSVAGRLRLDLAQYRELEAFAAFGSDLDAASKAQLERGARLVELLKQGQYQPFPVEEQVVSVWAGTTGKLDNVPVADIRKFEREFLDYLRREHKGVLTTIVETSKLEDGTIASLTEAIASFKKEFTTSEGALLGDSA
- a CDS encoding F0F1 ATP synthase subunit delta, yielding MSSATRQSNAAARERLEALTDNASVDVTALAADLLAVTGVLDHEVTLRRILTDPATEGQRKADLIGSLFGGKIGADAQDLLSGMVRSRWSAPRDLVDGIEQLAAYAEIIGADRAGALDEVEDELFRFGRVVAGSNELRSALTDTAAGNAAKAELVQRLLGGKAKPATTQLVASLVTQPRGRSLEGGLEDFSRLAAARRGRVVALVTVAVPLSDAQKDRLAAALARLAGRPVHLNIDVDPAVLGGVRVQIGDEIIEGTIANRMDGARQGLVS
- a CDS encoding F0F1 ATP synthase subunit B gives rise to the protein MNILAEGASQNPLIPDTSELIIGLLCFLIVFGVLGKKLLPNIQKTLEERHDAIEGGLERAATAQAEANRTLEEYKAQLAEARHEAARITEHAREQGSAIIAEMREEGQRQRESIIVAGHAQIEADRRQVTTALRQDVGRIATDLAGRVVGESLEDSARQSRIIDRFLDELEAKAAESQGAAK
- the atpE gene encoding ATP synthase F0 subunit C; translated protein: MSAELLAASTSNISIQGNLGAIAYGLAAIGPGVGIGVVFGHSIEAMARQPEAMPVIRTNMFLGFALCEVLALLGLVAPFIFPAK
- the atpB gene encoding F0F1 ATP synthase subunit A, whose amino-acid sequence is MSAHKLLAESGCHINANCGFPAPGLNSFNFKPIFSVGSFDFTKPMLLAIICLVVVVGFFWVAFSKPKLVPGKIQLVGEIGYNFIARGIARDVIGKKGDKFVPFLTSIFFFVWLMNIMSIIPLAQFPVASRYAYPVALALLVWLTYMYLTFKTHGFKGGVKNLVWLDGLPSYMVPLIVFLEFLQNVILRPFTLSVRLWANMFAGHMLIVMFSVASWYLLTPSIMSAFAAGSFVMAVGMTAFEVLIQFLQAYIFTLLASIYISGALEEGH
- a CDS encoding MraY family glycosyltransferase, with product MREFLLTLCVTAAVTYLLTGPARKFAILAGAMPEIRARDVHREPTPRLGGIAMFGGLCAGLLVASRLTTLSSVFHNNTDVTALLAGAGIMWVIGVLDDKWGVDALVKLGGQMVAAGVMVYQGVTVFWLPVPGFGPVLMPQWWGTLLAVLLVVLSVNAVNFIDGLDGLAAGMVCIAAMAFFVYAYRLSYGYGLTDATPATLFSVILVGMCVGFLPHNLHPARIFMGDSGSMLIGLVLSVSMISLTGGVDPGALAANYNNSQTVATHAMVPVYIPLLLPLTAIAIPLADLLIAVVRRTWQGKSPFAADRQHLHHRLLQIGHSHSRAVMIMYFWGALIAFATVAFSVSRTELYAVRVGMALCVLGILFLLMPRFKPHAPRIAERFLPPRYRRTAAADPEALNEPLDPAELDAATLSREDEEMLRRIGTGAHATGRHSGVSGRNVR
- a CDS encoding protein-tyrosine-phosphatase, with amino-acid sequence MLYVCTGNVCRSPIAERLTRHELDHRLGTSAGDILVESAGTWGHEGAPMESNAAEILGEYGADPRGFIGRELLDEHVIGADLVLTATLDHRAQVISMGHAAGLRTFTLKEFTRLVRAIDPATLPDASDRPGDVAERARALVRAAAALRGWLLAATPEADEVDDPYGAPLGMFRNCGEEIFDALDPIVTALTGVARVSV